TTACATTTTGCTTTTCCAAATGGACACTGATGGAAAAGCAGATATTATGTGGGGCGATAGTGGCATAGGGAATTTCTTTGTCTTGGAACAAGACTTGCAGAAACGGGATTTTTCCAGAGTTCTATACAATTGGGATTGTTGTTGATGAAATATGGTCGTTTTCCGATCAAACGGCGGGCTAACCCCCACATGCAGTGGTTTTGCTCCGCAAAGTGCGCGGAGCAAAACCACTGACGCGGAACATTGGGCGTTTTTTCATTATGGTTGAAGATTATTGGAATCCCCTGGTACCAGAACTAACCGTGAGCAACATTGAAGAGTCTCTGCGGTTTTATAAGGCTGTTGGCTTTTCGATTCGATTTAGTCGCAACAATCCAGATTTCGCTTACATTGAACTTGGGCAGGCACAACTAATGCTTGAGCAAGAGCATGATACGACATGGCGAACTGATGTTTTAGAGCGCCCGCTAGGCAGAGGCGTCAATTTCCAAATTGAAGTCCCAGATATACAATCCGTGTCAAATTCATTAAGCGCGGCTGGCTTTACATTTTTCAGCAATCCAAAAGAATCTTGGTATGAAATAGCGCCAGATAGAGAAGAAGGTCAATTTGAGTTTCTCGTCCAAGACCCTGACGGGTATCTTATGCGGTTTACACAATATTTTGGTTTCAGGTCGAAATGAAGGCTAATCATATTCGGCCGGACTGTCCCGCGCTGATTTGTTGAAAGGATCTTGATGCGCTCACTCGAAATAATAATTCTGCTGTTGAACTTGGTCACCTTGTTGATGGTGTACATCCCGTTACGCCCTCGACTTCGTTGGGTCAAGTTTTTACCCGCCGGGATCGTCGTCATCACCCTCGTGCATCTGATCGTGGAACAATACCGCTGGCAGATGGCGCTCTCTTACGTGTTGACTGCCGTGCTGTTTTTGCTCACTTTGCCGGGTCTGTTGAAAAACACTGACCAAATTCCGCCGCGCGGCGCGTTGGCGTTCGTCGCCGGTGGATTCGCATTCCTGTTGTGGCTCGTTGCCGTCACATTGCCAATCATACTTCCGGTGCCGCGCTTGCCAACGCCGCCCGGTCCTTATGCGGTCGGTTCTGTCTTGTACGATTGGACGGACACGACGCGCGCCGAAACTTATTCGTCCGACCCGAATGCCAAGCGCGAATTGATGGTTCAGATTTGGTATCCCGCCCAACTAATGGCAGATGCCAAGATGACTCCTTTCTTGGACAATTTCGATGCGGCGTTACCCGCGTTCGGCGATTTTCTCGGGGTGCCTTCCTTTACTCTGGAACATTTGCGCCTGGTGCGCACGCATTCTTACGGAGACACGCCGGTTCTGAACGACGGAGCGCCGTACCCCATCATCATTTACTCTCACGGCTACACAGGTTACCGTACCGCCAGCTTTAATCAGATGGAAGCGCTGGCAAGCTCGGGTTATGTTGCCATCGCTATTGACCATCCCTACGCCTCGATGTTCACCGTTTTCTCGGACGGGCGTGTCGTGGTGAATGATCCCGCAATGTTGCCTCCGGCGGGACGAAACCAGCCCGGCGATCAAGAAGCGCGCGAAAAATTGGAAGCGACTCTAGTCGCCGATGAGCGTTTCGTGATGGATCAATTGCAACTCTTGGACGCGGGCAAACTGGATTCGCGCTTTGCAGGGAAACTCGACCTGCAACGAATCGGTTTGACTGGCGTCTCGCTCGGCGGCGGGGCAATGGTCTGGACATGTCATATTGATGTGCGTTGCAAAGCTGGACTCGCCCAGGACGGTTGGTATGAGCCTCTGCCTGAGGGAGTGGTCTCGGAACCGTTGCGCCAGCCGTTCATGTTCATGCAAAGCGAGACGAAAATGTGGAAGATGGACAATCTAGCGCGTCTCGACATGCTGTATCAAGGAGTCAGTGCACCTGCTTTTCATCTTAAGCTCGCGGGTGTCCTCCATGATGACTTTGGCGATTATCCGCTCTTGACGCCGCTCGGCGGGCTTCTGCCAGAGAGGGGCACGTTGAACGGCGAACGCACTCTGCATGTTGTGGATGCATATATGCTCGCGTTCTTTGACAAGTACCTGAAGAATCAGCCGTCGCCGCTGCTGAACGGTCCATCGCTCGATTATCCAGAAGTGCAATTCGAGTCTCACTCGCCTTGAACAGTAACCTAGAGTGCACCGCCCGCGGCAGGATTCCGTATGCCTATATTTACATTCACACAGTGAGGCAAGGCGTAGCGCCGCCCACCGCTGCATCCACCGACTCGCGCTGCGCGCTTGTTGTACTGGCCGGTCTTGGCCGCACAAGTTTGGGCAGGCGTGCGGGTGATGCCCATCGTTGGCCCGACGCAAGAGCAATTTTTGCAGCAGGATTGCACAACCTCAATTTTGAACAGGATCATTGCCACTCATGCCCCGCTGGCCCGCCGCTTTCATCCTCGTTGTCATACTCACTGCTTGCACCCAACCCCCCTCCACACTCATCGTCACCTTGCCACCACCTCGGGTCGCCACTGTTCTACCTGCGGCGACTCTTGCTCCGACCCTCACGCCAACTGCATTACGGCCAACCGCGTCGCCCACGCTCACCCCCTTCCCTTCGGCCACGACTGAACCTTCGCCCACGCCATCCCGCGAAGTATCACTCATGGCCGTCGGCGACCTCATGCTGGCCCGCGCCATTGGCGAGCAAATTCTGGCGCAAGGGCCGCAGTTTGTGTTTGCCGGAGTGCAATCCACATTCGACTCGGCGGACTTGCTGGTGGGCAACCTCGAGTGCGCCATCTCGGATCGCGGCCAGCCGGAGCCGCGCAAAGCCTACACCTTCGCCGCGCCGCCAATTGCCGCCGAGGCGCTGGCTCTGGCCGGGTTTGACGTGTTGAGCCTGGCCAACAATCACGCTTTCGATTACGGCCCTGAGGCCCTCGCCGACACCCAGAGCCTGCTTGATGAACGCGGCATTGCCTACGTGGGCGCAGGCGCAGACGAAACTGCCGCGCACCGGCCTGTGATTGTCGAGCACAATGGCTTGCGGCTTGCTTTTCTGGCTTACGTGAATGTGCTGGTGGAAGATGGGGGATTCGATACCCGCCGCTGGACGGCGACAGCGGACTCACCAGGGGTGGCCTGGGCGAACGCCGACCGCATTCGATCCGACGTGTCTGCCGCCCGCGCCGAAGCCGACGTGATCATCGTTCTTCTGCATTCCGGTTACGAAGGCCGCCTGGAGCCGTCGCCCAATCAGCGCCAGGAGGCGCAGGCCGCCATTGAGGGTGGGGCGG
This genomic window from Chloroflexota bacterium contains:
- a CDS encoding VOC family protein, with translation MVEDYWNPLVPELTVSNIEESLRFYKAVGFSIRFSRNNPDFAYIELGQAQLMLEQEHDTTWRTDVLERPLGRGVNFQIEVPDIQSVSNSLSAAGFTFFSNPKESWYEIAPDREEGQFEFLVQDPDGYLMRFTQYFGFRSK
- a CDS encoding CapA family protein, translating into MPRWPAAFILVVILTACTQPPSTLIVTLPPPRVATVLPAATLAPTLTPTALRPTASPTLTPFPSATTEPSPTPSREVSLMAVGDLMLARAIGEQILAQGPQFVFAGVQSTFDSADLLVGNLECAISDRGQPEPRKAYTFAAPPIAAEALALAGFDVLSLANNHAFDYGPEALADTQSLLDERGIAYVGAGADETAAHRPVIVEHNGLRLAFLAYVNVLVEDGGFDTRRWTATADSPGVAWANADRIRSDVSAARAEADVIIVLLHSGYEGRLEPSPNQRQEAQAAIEGGAALVLGAHPHVLQPVEHYQNGLIVYSLGNFVFDDFGFPANYTAIFSAALTPDGVREFNWIPAIVEAGLPRLATPDEASRVLAMLGQ